From one Halosimplex rubrum genomic stretch:
- a CDS encoding DUF7529 family protein — MSVDTDGDTSPWGRTVREANEMAEALRTDGWEVVVVRAGHVAPVSPEGRKTDRAGLVYLAPDGVAESLSELAERGEFGRSTAFRRRVGTDLFLVTRASDPERRLAVLLVGGVDLGQPAAADLAAAARERGRLQSHVELLDGTHLATFGHDHPEDFLPEDL, encoded by the coding sequence ATGTCGGTCGATACGGACGGCGACACGTCCCCGTGGGGACGGACGGTACGGGAAGCCAACGAGATGGCCGAAGCGCTGCGGACGGACGGCTGGGAGGTCGTCGTCGTCCGCGCGGGCCACGTCGCGCCGGTCTCGCCCGAGGGGCGCAAGACCGACCGCGCCGGGCTGGTGTATCTCGCGCCGGACGGCGTCGCCGAGTCGCTGTCCGAGCTCGCCGAACGCGGCGAGTTCGGGCGGTCGACGGCGTTCCGGCGCCGCGTCGGTACGGATCTCTTCCTCGTGACCCGCGCGAGCGACCCCGAGCGCCGGCTGGCCGTCCTGTTGGTCGGCGGGGTCGACCTCGGACAGCCGGCGGCGGCCGATCTCGCCGCCGCGGCTCGCGAGCGCGGCCGCCTGCAGTCGCACGTCGAACTCCTCGACGGCACGCACCTGGCTACCTTCGGCCACGACCACCCCGAGGACTTCTTGCCGGAGGACCTGTGA
- a CDS encoding metallophosphoesterase family protein, whose protein sequence is MSRPIGPGGSGTVLARLARPTGDPTRFAVVADPHVATRAEGTSKLFERTRAHFEAALADIAGRDVDAVLSPGDLTKDGEPWNYEAVDEALADLDAPFHAVPGNHDVPKEGDDHDTPTLGRFVERYTPEDPVARGPDGLSYRVQVGDLDVIGLNSAGTAERLTDSHEGHVDADQRAWLADQLARAGTAIVLVHHNLPEVTGQLDAHRAAVEPDLAEIPAMRDPEPLVETLGEGDVPLVLSGHYHLPTTAVSGGSAERGSTGASVSEANGGSSERRSDGVREIAAPTTCSFPQSYLLCDVTPEGTTVRLVPVADSIGLETAHARRAADSATARGLTGIAAARLAAAPLVDER, encoded by the coding sequence GTGAGCCGGCCGATCGGTCCCGGCGGGTCCGGGACGGTACTGGCGCGACTGGCGCGGCCGACCGGCGATCCGACTCGGTTCGCGGTGGTCGCCGACCCGCACGTCGCGACCCGGGCCGAGGGCACCTCGAAGCTGTTCGAACGGACGCGAGCACACTTCGAGGCCGCGCTCGCGGACATCGCCGGCCGCGACGTGGACGCGGTGCTGTCGCCGGGGGACCTGACCAAGGACGGCGAGCCCTGGAACTACGAGGCGGTCGACGAGGCGCTGGCCGACCTCGACGCGCCCTTCCACGCCGTCCCCGGGAATCACGACGTCCCCAAGGAGGGTGACGACCACGACACCCCCACCCTCGGACGGTTCGTCGAGCGCTACACGCCCGAGGACCCGGTCGCTCGCGGACCGGACGGGCTCTCCTATCGCGTTCAGGTGGGCGACCTCGACGTGATCGGGCTCAACAGTGCTGGAACGGCCGAGCGGCTGACCGACAGTCACGAGGGCCACGTCGATGCCGACCAGCGGGCGTGGCTGGCCGACCAGCTCGCGCGCGCGGGAACTGCTATCGTGTTGGTTCACCACAACCTCCCCGAAGTGACCGGCCAGCTCGACGCCCACCGCGCGGCCGTCGAGCCCGACCTGGCGGAGATCCCGGCCATGCGCGACCCCGAGCCGCTCGTCGAGACGCTCGGCGAGGGCGACGTACCGCTCGTCCTCAGCGGCCACTACCACCTCCCGACGACGGCGGTCTCCGGCGGCTCGGCGGAACGCGGTTCCACCGGCGCCTCCGTGAGCGAAGCGAACGGAGGCTCGTCAGAGCGACGCTCTGACGGTGTCCGCGAGATCGCGGCGCCGACAACCTGTTCGTTCCCCCAGTCGTACCTGCTCTGCGACGTGACCCCCGAAGGGACGACCGTCAGGCTGGTGCCCGTCGCCGACAGTATCGGCCTGGAGACCGCCCACGCCCGCCGGGCCGCCGATTCGGCGACCGCCCGCGGCCTGACGGGGATCGCCGCCGCCCGCCTCGCCGCTGCTCCCCTGGTCGACGAGCGGTGA
- a CDS encoding PstS family phosphate ABC transporter substrate-binding protein yields MTRDSERPADRVTRRKFLLTSGAIGAAGLAGCSGGGNDETDTPEPSGGGSSSDGSDGSSGDGSDGSSSDEETSGDSSSGGSNEPSLLTGEGSSTVYPIGNKGASYWNGNAPPSDGEYWGSNDSGSVPGWSEIETDMHLADYFASQYGFEATGERSNPPFRATIGLSHSGTGCEAVTGGLVDIGNSSGPITAELDWSEEEAQERVVDHVVGRDGQPIVVSSDIYDAGIDQLTAEQVRKIYQDEITNWSEIGGPDQEIFCIGRAVGSGTDTSFRLNMLGDAEAEMPGVDTRQGQNQGVAQLVRQNEGAIAYMALAFTGEAVRPIALEFDGTVYQTSKDAENTIFDSAYPLNRDLHMYTQITEETPSGTDMREGAFMRMFLTQFGQQVFVEDNNYIPLPTADIEAEMEKLPDTA; encoded by the coding sequence ATGACGCGAGATTCGGAGCGACCGGCGGACAGGGTAACGCGGCGCAAGTTCCTGCTGACATCCGGTGCCATCGGTGCGGCCGGGCTCGCGGGCTGTTCGGGCGGCGGCAACGACGAGACGGACACGCCCGAGCCTTCGGGCGGCGGGAGCTCCTCGGACGGCTCCGACGGCTCCTCGGGTGACGGCTCCGACGGTTCCTCGAGCGACGAGGAGACGAGCGGCGACTCCTCCAGCGGCGGGTCGAACGAACCGTCGCTGCTCACCGGCGAGGGGTCCTCGACGGTCTACCCCATCGGGAACAAGGGCGCCTCCTACTGGAACGGGAACGCCCCGCCGAGCGACGGCGAGTACTGGGGAAGCAACGACTCGGGCTCGGTCCCCGGCTGGTCGGAGATCGAGACGGACATGCACCTCGCGGACTACTTCGCGAGCCAGTACGGCTTCGAGGCGACCGGCGAGCGCTCGAACCCGCCCTTCCGTGCGACCATCGGCCTGAGCCACTCCGGGACCGGCTGTGAGGCGGTCACCGGCGGCCTCGTCGACATCGGTAACTCCTCGGGCCCGATCACGGCCGAACTCGACTGGAGCGAGGAGGAGGCACAGGAACGAGTCGTCGACCACGTCGTCGGCCGCGACGGCCAGCCGATCGTCGTGAGCAGCGACATCTACGACGCGGGGATCGACCAGCTCACCGCCGAGCAGGTTCGCAAGATCTACCAGGACGAGATCACCAACTGGTCGGAGATCGGCGGCCCCGACCAAGAGATCTTCTGCATCGGCCGCGCGGTCGGGTCGGGCACGGACACCTCCTTCCGCCTCAACATGCTCGGCGACGCCGAGGCCGAGATGCCGGGCGTCGACACCCGCCAGGGCCAGAACCAGGGCGTCGCCCAGCTCGTCCGCCAGAACGAGGGCGCCATCGCGTACATGGCGCTGGCCTTTACCGGCGAGGCGGTCCGCCCCATCGCCCTGGAGTTCGACGGCACGGTCTACCAGACCAGCAAGGACGCCGAGAACACCATCTTCGACAGCGCCTACCCGCTCAACCGCGACCTGCACATGTACACGCAGATCACCGAGGAGACCCCGAGCGGGACGGACATGCGCGAGGGCGCGTTCATGCGGATGTTCCTGACGCAGTTCGGCCAGCAGGTGTTCGTCGAGGACAACAACTACATCCCGCTGCCGACCGCCGACATCGAGGCCGAGATGGAGAAGCTCCCCGACACCGCCTGA
- the pstC gene encoding phosphate ABC transporter permease subunit PstC produces the protein MATNQQRDSDGWQSRLASRFARFAAFVQDTDSDAVAAGALGALSLVGAFAGFLVTSPYTSVFLGGFLVAVAYGWVRHQELAARGVTLAMTVSTVVILALITVFIFYEAWPVLADRSGTVFGVTVPGLQLFTTSAWTPAEATPKYSMLPMIQGTVLVTVIATAVAGPLGVAAALFISEIAPPAVREVVKPGVEILAGIPSIVYGFLGFTVLSPWASDAFALVGQGTYLFVGIVVGLMALPTVVSVAEDAINSVPESMKSGSLALGTTDWQTMTAVTIPTSFSGVSAAVLLGVGRAIGETMAATVMLRNTPTIAEPLYNAFYGFETLTSLIAANYGSSSGLQKDALFVAGCILFVSVLVLSIGSQLIERRMDRKVGGVE, from the coding sequence ATGGCAACAAACCAACAGAGAGACTCCGACGGGTGGCAGTCCCGACTGGCGTCTCGGTTCGCTCGGTTCGCGGCGTTCGTACAGGACACAGATAGCGACGCGGTAGCTGCAGGCGCTCTCGGGGCGCTGTCGCTGGTAGGCGCGTTCGCCGGCTTCCTCGTGACCTCGCCGTACACCTCGGTGTTCCTCGGCGGCTTCCTGGTCGCGGTGGCGTACGGCTGGGTGCGCCACCAGGAACTCGCGGCCCGCGGCGTCACGCTCGCGATGACCGTCTCGACGGTGGTCATCCTCGCGCTGATAACCGTCTTCATCTTCTACGAGGCCTGGCCGGTCCTGGCCGACCGGAGCGGCACGGTGTTCGGCGTCACCGTCCCCGGGCTACAGCTGTTCACCACCTCGGCCTGGACCCCCGCCGAGGCGACCCCGAAGTACTCGATGCTCCCGATGATCCAGGGGACGGTGCTGGTGACGGTCATCGCCACCGCCGTCGCCGGCCCGCTCGGCGTCGCGGCCGCCCTGTTCATCTCGGAGATCGCCCCGCCGGCTGTCCGTGAAGTCGTCAAACCCGGCGTCGAGATCCTCGCCGGCATCCCCTCGATCGTCTACGGCTTCCTCGGATTCACGGTTCTGAGCCCGTGGGCCTCCGACGCGTTCGCCCTCGTGGGTCAGGGCACCTACCTGTTCGTCGGCATCGTCGTCGGTCTGATGGCGCTCCCCACCGTCGTCTCGGTCGCCGAGGACGCGATCAACAGCGTCCCCGAGTCGATGAAGAGCGGCTCGCTCGCCCTTGGGACGACCGACTGGCAGACGATGACGGCGGTCACGATCCCGACCTCGTTCTCCGGCGTGTCGGCGGCCGTGTTGCTCGGTGTCGGTCGCGCGATCGGCGAAACGATGGCCGCGACCGTCATGCTGCGCAACACCCCGACGATCGCCGAGCCGCTGTACAACGCCTTCTACGGCTTCGAGACGCTCACCAGCCTCATCGCGGCCAACTACGGCTCCTCCAGCGGGCTCCAGAAGGACGCCCTGTTCGTCGCCGGTTGCATCCTCTTCGTCTCCGTGCTCGTCCTCAGTATCGGTTCGCAGCTGATCGAACGTCGCATGGACCGGAAGGTCGGGGGTGTCGAGTAA
- the pstA gene encoding phosphate ABC transporter permease PstA — translation MASATDSSVVRGDTSTYETVAALTVGLAAVLFFLGLAATVELVSITGTLAGLPTLTTLGLLLVLMGVAVAGFGLASYRGIFPTDPRASAGLVAAGLFAGLWGLIGLLVFAETLGLGPIGGVVGGLGLGAAAFFATALPREDIGSTLPAGALAAFFGLVLLLGIVGPEWSWSPANFPDAQAVTFFARTVAPFAVMASSLVVGWAAAKAYGGFGARGRHLGAYLLVYLNVVAIIAILVALVAFVVFKGFNPVTEGIEVGLGVGPTTTIGLFGLGFDVAWPVYWPFLMNGASLFTDITGVFPAIVGTAWLVIGAVVLAVPLGVGAAIFLTEYAEQGRFTNVVEVATNALWSTPSIVFGLFGAAFLVPRFTPQPQKSLLSGMITLGFMLLPLVVITAREAMIAVPDEYRDASAALGVSKWQTIRSVVIPAAMPGVVTGVILGVGRIAGETAPLLLTMGGGSFVAAGQRAKVLDSFQLSWSPPFVTNPELTQATTALPYQLYQVVLTGTGETAGVNDVTAFGWGTALVLLGVVLAFYAVGIATRQYFRSKLQYE, via the coding sequence ATGGCGAGCGCCACCGATTCGTCGGTCGTCCGCGGCGACACCTCGACCTACGAGACGGTCGCCGCGCTGACCGTCGGCCTGGCCGCCGTCCTCTTTTTCCTCGGGCTGGCGGCCACGGTCGAACTCGTCTCGATCACCGGGACGCTCGCCGGCCTCCCGACGCTGACGACGCTGGGCCTGCTGCTGGTCTTGATGGGCGTCGCGGTCGCCGGGTTCGGGTTGGCCTCCTACCGAGGGATCTTCCCGACCGACCCGCGCGCGAGCGCCGGACTCGTCGCCGCGGGCCTGTTCGCGGGGCTGTGGGGACTGATCGGCTTGCTCGTCTTCGCCGAGACGCTCGGCCTCGGCCCCATCGGCGGCGTGGTCGGTGGTCTGGGCCTCGGCGCCGCCGCCTTCTTCGCGACCGCCCTCCCCCGGGAGGACATCGGCTCGACGCTGCCGGCCGGCGCGCTGGCCGCCTTCTTCGGGCTGGTCCTCCTACTGGGGATCGTCGGCCCCGAGTGGTCGTGGTCGCCGGCGAACTTCCCGGACGCCCAGGCGGTGACGTTCTTCGCGCGCACGGTCGCCCCGTTCGCGGTCATGGCGTCGTCGCTGGTCGTCGGCTGGGCCGCGGCCAAGGCCTACGGCGGCTTCGGCGCCCGCGGCCGACACCTCGGCGCGTACCTGCTCGTCTACCTCAACGTCGTCGCCATCATCGCGATCCTCGTCGCGCTCGTCGCCTTCGTCGTGTTCAAGGGCTTCAACCCGGTCACCGAAGGGATCGAGGTCGGCCTCGGCGTCGGCCCGACGACGACCATCGGGCTGTTCGGGCTCGGCTTCGACGTGGCCTGGCCGGTGTACTGGCCGTTCCTGATGAACGGCGCCTCCCTCTTTACCGACATCACGGGCGTGTTCCCGGCCATCGTCGGGACCGCCTGGCTGGTGATCGGCGCGGTCGTCCTCGCGGTGCCGCTGGGCGTCGGCGCGGCCATCTTCCTCACGGAGTACGCCGAACAGGGCCGGTTCACCAACGTCGTCGAGGTCGCCACGAACGCGCTGTGGTCCACGCCCAGCATCGTCTTCGGCCTGTTCGGCGCCGCGTTCCTGGTGCCGCGATTCACCCCCCAGCCCCAGAAGTCGCTGCTCTCGGGGATGATCACGCTGGGGTTCATGCTGCTGCCGCTGGTGGTCATCACGGCCCGCGAGGCGATGATCGCGGTGCCCGACGAGTACCGCGACGCCAGCGCCGCGCTGGGCGTCTCGAAGTGGCAGACGATCCGCAGCGTCGTCATCCCGGCGGCGATGCCGGGCGTCGTCACCGGCGTCATCCTCGGCGTCGGCCGCATCGCCGGCGAGACCGCCCCCCTGTTGCTGACGATGGGCGGCGGGTCGTTCGTCGCCGCCGGCCAGCGGGCGAAGGTACTCGACAGCTTCCAGCTGTCGTGGTCGCCGCCGTTCGTCACCAACCCCGAGCTCACGCAGGCGACGACGGCGCTGCCCTACCAGCTGTACCAGGTGGTCCTGACCGGCACCGGCGAGACCGCCGGCGTCAACGACGTCACCGCCTTCGGTTGGGGGACCGCCCTGGTCCTGCTGGGCGTCGTCCTCGCGTTCTACGCGGTCGGTATCGCCACGCGACAGTACTTCCGGAGCAAACTACAGTAT